The Cetobacterium somerae sequence ATTTTTTCAAAAATTTTCTTTCTTTTTATATCAATAACAAGCTCTTTATCTAAAGATATATAATCATTTATATTTAATGGATTTTTATAAAATGATCTAATCTTCTCTATTTCATTTTCTAAATTATTAAACTCATTTAGTCTATTAAATCCTTTTTTTAAATATACCAAAGAGTATAATAATGGGTTTAAAACAACTAATAATATAACTAAACTTATTAAAACCTCTAAATATGTTCCTCCTTTTTTACCATTTTTCATAATTTTCCATAATTATAATTAAAAAATATGATAAAATTAAAAATGGACCAAAAGCTATATCTTTATCTAGTTTTTTTGAATATATATATTTTCCCCCTAAATAAATCAAAGGAGTAATAAAACTTATATTTAGAAAAATTAATATATCGAAAATCGTATTAAATTTTAGAAGAAATCCTAAACTTGTAACTAACTTTACATCTCCCATTCCTACACACTCCTTATTTAAAACATCACTTCCATATCCGTATATTAAAATAAAAGGTAAAGTATATAATGCAGCGCCCAAAATTCTTTCTTCTAAATCTCCTTCTAAAAAACCCAAAATCCATCCTAATAAAAGTAACATTAAATTACTTTTATTTAAAATTATTTTTTCTCTTACATCTCTCATTATTATCTCTAACAAAATTACTACTATAAAAAAATATACTATAATTCTGACCATTTATCTCCTCTCATATTAAGTGGTAAAGTCTCTAAATCAGGTATTAATATAAAACCTTTATTTTCATTTAACTCTACTTTTACCTTTCCACCATATTTTATTACTTGTTCTTGTCCTTCATTTTTACTTCCTCCAACATCTAAAAATAATTCTGTAGTACCTGTGCTAAGCTTAATTCCCGTATATTTCTCTAATTCTTTTAAAATTTTGCTCATGTTATTATCTTCTGAATTTGGATAATTTCCATTCTCTAAATAGTAAGTTTCATTAGCCATTCTTAGACTTTGAAGAGTATTTATTGCTTTAGAATCCTTTGCAAGAGCCAAGTAATCTCTTACTTTTGGAGCTATAAAACTACTTAAAATACCTATTACACCTAAAACTAAAACAATTTCAATTACACTAAATCCTTTATTTTTTTTCTTTTTCATTGAACCTCCTAAATTTCAAAAATATCACTCATATTCAATATAGGTAAATATAAACCAATTACAAATGCGCTTATTAACACTCCTACAATCAATAATAAAATAGGTTCTGATAATTTTAAAACTATCTTTATCTTTTTATTTAACTCCTCATCTCTCATAAAAGAAATCTCTTTCAAAACCATTTCAATAGTCCCACTTTCCTCTCCAACTTTAATCATATAAATCTCCTCTAAAGATAATATATTTAATCTCTTAAAACATTCTGAAAGTAACTCTCCTTTTTTTATATTTTTTAATATAAACATTTTATTTTTTAAATATCCACTATCTAAATTTTCTAAAATAATATCTATTCCTTTATCGATAGATATTCCTGATTCTAATAATAGAGAGAGATTTTCTAAAATATTTATTATATATTTTTCCAATAAATATTTTTTTATAAAAGGTACTTTTTGTAATTGTTTTTTTAAATGAAAAAATTTTATAGAAAAAAAAACTACACAAATTATTATAATTATTGTGTAGGGAAACTTATTCAAAATATTTTGAATATTTAAAATTATTCTTGTTAAAAATGGTAATTTATTTATTTCTATTTCATATAATATTTGAAAATTAGGTACTATAAAGTAAAAAATTAAAAGTATTATTATTATTGATATGAATAATACAAAAGTTGGATACGATAATGCTATTTTTAACTCACTTTTTAATTTTTCTTTTTTTTGTTTCAAATAAGCTACTTTTAAAAAGCCATCACCTATTTTTCC is a genomic window containing:
- a CDS encoding type II secretion system protein; this translates as MKNGKKGGTYLEVLISLVILLVVLNPLLYSLVYLKKGFNRLNEFNNLENEIEKIRSFYKNPLNINDYISLDKELVIDIKRKKIFEKIYELEIKIEKNNLRRESKLYVYKQK
- a CDS encoding prepilin peptidase, whose product is MVRIIVYFFIVVILLEIIMRDVREKIILNKSNLMLLLLGWILGFLEGDLEERILGAALYTLPFILIYGYGSDVLNKECVGMGDVKLVTSLGFLLKFNTIFDILIFLNISFITPLIYLGGKYIYSKKLDKDIAFGPFLILSYFLIIIMENYEKW
- a CDS encoding type II secretion system protein, translating into MKKKKNKGFSVIEIVLVLGVIGILSSFIAPKVRDYLALAKDSKAINTLQSLRMANETYYLENGNYPNSEDNNMSKILKELEKYTGIKLSTGTTELFLDVGGSKNEGQEQVIKYGGKVKVELNENKGFILIPDLETLPLNMRGDKWSEL
- a CDS encoding type II secretion system F family protein encodes the protein MKLYRCLILDKENERIEDIYLEKNKKILLNKLFKEEKKLIKILEIQFERKIKEKDLEKIYFKIGRLLNAGLSLKKSIEFQKNSCKNLSLKFRIFNLYKKLEKGEDIYEILRSENLIKERELLIIYVSENAGKIGDGFLKVAYLKQKKEKLKSELKIALSYPTFVLFISIIIILLIFYFIVPNFQILYEIEINKLPFLTRIILNIQNILNKFPYTIIIIICVVFFSIKFFHLKKQLQKVPFIKKYLLEKYIINILENLSLLLESGISIDKGIDIILENLDSGYLKNKMFILKNIKKGELLSECFKRLNILSLEEIYMIKVGEESGTIEMVLKEISFMRDEELNKKIKIVLKLSEPILLLIVGVLISAFVIGLYLPILNMSDIFEI